A single window of Vanessa tameamea isolate UH-Manoa-2023 chromosome 5, ilVanTame1 primary haplotype, whole genome shotgun sequence DNA harbors:
- the LOC113392431 gene encoding uncharacterized protein LOC113392431 produces the protein MITMIPILLLCSLFVFCHGEEYTTTTESQLAKGEEKMSEYIIEVLEHFKKPNPVGIPGAKVPDPYRVPDMKQSISLGTLYFKNTAVYGISKFRILYVNAEIRAMEVHASLAIDKLQAKGDYTMSTWLNKVQGPFTVDITGIKIIAKANLGVERDGKLRAQDIAIDIAFSTIAMNFENAGFFGGMLQGVVNSIGTFLFDSIKPYILKEAYTKAREEINKKLDEVAGDMQFPNSISPLDMVIADVRKKVRDMQMDPYKIDDYNTTASVFTVSLSNTWVTGISSFQRVGNITLKMENNTVIADFEIGTQKLQGTTQWEIAAISGLISRAGRAAFSVEYISGRVILAQHLDTRKRPVFRDLDLDIGNIQVRFDGAGTLDYVVEFAVNVLPNLLRYQIMDALEGPIKEKVQQELNKINVEEMIKQELPKVDEMQESGFKLSALHVQSTVDEPYDEDEFFNF, from the exons ATGATCACTATGATCCCGATTCTACTGCTTTGCTCCTTGTTTGTGTTCTGTCATGGCGAAG AATACACTACAACAACAGAATCGCAACTCGCAAAGGGGGAAGAAAAAATGAGTGAATATATTATAGAAGTTCTAGAACATTTCAAGAAACCCAACCCCGTGGGGATTCCGGGAGCAAAAGTGCCAGATCCATATCGAGTCCCAGATATGAAACAGTCCATATCTCTTGGAACTCTATACTTCAAAAATACGGCTGTGTACGGTATCAGCAAGTTTCGTATTTTATATGTCAATGCTGAAATCAGAGCTATGGAG GTTCACGCTTCATTAGCTATAGACAAGCTTCAAGCTAAGGGAGACTACACTATGTCGACTTGGCTTAATAAAGTTCAAGGACCTTTCACAGTAGACATAACAGGCATCAAGATTATAGCTAAAGCCAATTTAGGTGTGGAGCGCGACGGTAAATTGAGAGCACAAGATATTGCAATAGACATCGCTTTCAGTACAATAgcaatgaattttgaaaatgcTGGTTTCTTCGGCGGTATGTTACAAGGCGTAGTTAATTCGATCGGAACCTTCCTATTCGATTCTATCAAACCATACATACTTAAAGAAGCTTATACCAAAGCAAGGGAGgaaattaataagaaacttGACGAAGTAGCAGGTGATATGCAATTTCCCAACTCAATATCTCCCCTAGATATGGTTATCGCTGATGTTAGGAAAAAAGTTAGGGATATGCAAATGGATCCTTATAAAATTGATGACTACAACACAACAGCTAGCGTATTCACGGTGTCCCTGTCTAATACATGGGTAACAGGTATATCTTCTTTTCAAAGAGTGGGCAACATAACTTTGAAAATGGAAAACAACACAGTAATCGCTGACTTCGAAATCGGTACTCAGAAACTTCAAGGAACGACGCAATGGGAAATAGCTGCAATTAGCGGTTTGATATCTAGAGCGGGTAGAGCAGCATTCTCTGTAGAATATATCAGTGGTAGAGTTATCCTGGCTCAGCACCTCGATACGAGGAAGAGGCCGGTGTTCAGAGATTTGGATTTAGACATTGGTAACATTCAAGTTCGATTTGACGGTGCGGGAACTTTGGACTATGTTGTCGAATTCGCAGTGAATGTTCTGCCAAATCTTTTGAGGTACCAAATTATGGACGCTTTGGAAGGTCCAATAAAAGAGAAAGTACAGCAGGaactaaacaaaattaatgtcGAGGAAATGATTAAGCAAGAGTTACCGAAGGTTGATGAAATGCAGGAATCGGGCTTCAAGCTGTCAGCCCTTCATGTTCAAAGCACTGTAGATGAACCTTATGATGAGGatgaatttttcaatttttaa
- the Jhbp2 gene encoding protein takeout, giving the protein MEKYQVLIFLFIALVAPTSSNSNVFGGHCSKQDDDVDACLLKSFNNLIEHLKSGAPELDIEQSDSIVIDELSIALGGGPDGYKATFKDINASGVDDVTITNVRSDLDTYQFQLTLSIPHISTTARYRSSGILLLVRASGGGDYWGEYENVKAKVYFRGEPYERKGKTYLKLKQLKLDFSVKDIKMGVENLENSNSVLQAALNLFINTNAHELLKEMKPQLKRDLAEKMSGFLNRILEKIPYDDWIVD; this is encoded by the exons atggagaAATATCAAGTTTTGATCTTCTTATTCATCGCTTTAGTTGCGCCGACATCTTCAAATTCAA atgTTTTTGGGGGTCACTGTTCGAAACAGGACGACGATGTTGACGCGTGCttgttaaaaagttttaataacctCATCGAACATCTCAAGAGTGGAGCGCCCGAACTGGACATCGAACag tCGGATTCAATAGTAATCGACGAATTGTCGATCGCTCTCGGCGGCGGCCCCGATGGCTACAAAGCAACGTTCAAAGACATCAACGCGAGCGGTGTTGATGACGTCACAATAACAAATGTCAG GTCGGATCTAGACACGTACCAGTTCCAGCTGACGCTGTCCATACCCCACATCAGCACAACAGCACGATACCGCTCCTCGGGCATTCTGCTACTCGTACGAGCCTCTGGCGGCGGGGACTACTGGGGAGAATATG AGAACGTTAAAGCAAAAGTATACTTCCGCGGCGAGCCGTATGAGCGTAAGGGCAAGACTTACCTGAAGCTGAAACAGCTGAAACTGGACTTCTCCGTCAAGGACATCAAAATGGGTGTAGAGAACTTAGAAAATAGCAACTCTGTGCTAC AAGCAGCACTAAACCTGTTCATAAATACAAACGCTCATGAATTGCTGAAGGAAATGAAGCCCCAACTGAAGAGAGACCTCGCTGAGAAAATGTCGGGTTTCCTAAACAGAATCCTCGAAAAAATACCCTACGACGACTGGATTGTAGACTAA